From a region of the Salvelinus alpinus chromosome 2, SLU_Salpinus.1, whole genome shotgun sequence genome:
- the LOC139567928 gene encoding structure-specific endonuclease subunit SLX4-like isoform X1, which translates to MDDSDQDFVDLCSKLLKRVRRKAGVTEKRSVAEPSSQDTAKDIPTKRVTTRRKKKDVGPSSKGALGNKSEHVSSISTTCDEPNRLSSNTDKSKQAVVNGGIELGVGENGSLVAVDVAGSQPEDRGMGVKEKVLHRMQQFKRVNPQKLVHGERNPPAATGSESDSAAPHPLPDNEVPSTSASTPLPLDPQVDDSDEVLALRLQEELDREAQGSAVDLEQGGLFFCQLCQKDLSAMSPTGRTQHINRCLDESEDSAAPAPPPAPSVPECPICGKRFKSQKSRAAHLKRCSSTMGVAPAVLLQAVQRQVAEDLTDSTANQPPQAGGSKRKGSTDPSLPGRKKPRKKPRGLDEDTMVAMALSHSLLEQEKEMERDMQRELQREMEREGGQQLPAPLPHISLSPLKWRAEPSKTSKGRGKRKKGAPPRPPPLLLVQDSETALRRLQERVAGLLLRTRAPSPPTPTRCPSSLPSCSTGAGPLWQKSALRDGGPKVISEFYTPELREFIQPWVSLKTDMVCPTKAMPVSSTNLSITEGISMTKQPIPSSQQPVFSTQAAPSSLPSTPGTGHLPVGSQTLCDLMELADEGMTLTQWGYSTPGPARDKENTATDFHLSGCVPESTDKPPDLCLSGFIPESIRNTESHQMRCVPQSRDTNRSNQKSVALSRLASDLTSMVNNPQFSDVQLQVDSGEVYFTHSFMLYARCPLLAQMVHDSGFGVQEDCMPSAQRVLLGEVPGQAVYTLLQYLYTAHCPLTHTLLPHVQELAARFNLEELQQLCQLYPAQTDIHRGVEGQGDQWGDYPVQEHQSGGEEEHQDQVFMELLHSMWNEEEVEEDEDRGEEGGIAMEGRGDGVTIEDGETNEERVNEEEMEEIYEFAATQRKRDEGKESEKEESEEEEEGGVTFFTETEEEQKAPIQAHSLAEHSDKGELTCMTSPQTKPPSLEADIAIGDIDTDRGNPNRIKTDLNKSEGRDPECSRTATMESDRTKQFESNVTSSRSVGEVSTTKSHDDQELNASLDSSYSRLFSDSWGVYETQEEPHTSPPTQPSCHSQPPRAIQKPFCSQPPRTMVVGQPELTSPPSSRSQPTRLRVDGGTRQTAIPTLQYSAIEIIDLSISPPLVPGVAALPVPGLSPGEVTDTGARVRTEGVVGGGKVPVCKELLQEKVPSSPDDLKRESHGPYSISLPVSPPHSTKEEPELIVLSDSSEEMEVGDLAPTSPSPLPPPRLSQNHQGYTPITTQSNTESKKSSSKEKETIGGSVRVPSVSPSDQGLDPDPPSYKPGSNPGSAGSTSLVDCSAEMSWFIPATPPLPSRRTSSSSTQTFSSMRRTQLFPKANSSSSSAASVFSSPTLPFRPSRQTSNPPRVSTHSAQTESSISRQKSDSRGLRDDRSSQKYNSGSVGSDRAARSPVPSKSQPKRSCFPRLTPSLSVIPPPDPSTKGTPLHNIPQPYSSTPLYSDLPKPSAPSLASPLLRDGEGDNGTRQRGRGLGISGSPWKRGGLGSLGLREESDEMMKMEELERSVVKEEEQEEEMGEDMERSSNSFQRSFLGMDEPPMAFDDSWGLNAGGGDMDEERSQAVCFSLRLESSGGGASPPRQGRRDGEIAGPSSTFTPSPPLPKAYTTQSYSTPSPPPPNTTTPQANPEINANVLDAEIWDDWGEEEALPLSQRVNPVALAQRVAQLKTPVAPRRKGQQGPLVPITPMPSYSDMDTPDLKNKLNRFGVRPLPKRQMILKLKEIHQYTHQVVSSESEDEAPSLGRPRAVGPPPSTSSMEPTRKPVSCAQTGGFKEPSGRAAPTVSLVKLPGGEDMEPLSASQGSNTSSTAPSEDSERSNPEQCLSHDSDNEDITASQSASKLQDNLVAVRRFIQSDPDLYGQILLYQPLVLSDFQDRLKAAGIRLGGAKLLDYLDSQCITFTTAKPGLRGGRKRKVKGATRAGGRGRRGAAKTAD; encoded by the exons ATGGACGACTCTGATCAAGACTTCGTGGACCTCTGCTCTAAGTTGCTCAAACGAGTCCGCAGAAAAGCAGGCGTAACCGAGAAGAGAAGTGTTGCAGAGCCCTCGTCCCAGGACACTGCGAAAGACATACCCACCAAAAGGGTGACGACTAGGAGGAAGAAGAAAGATGTTGGCCCAAGTTCAAAGGGAGCTTTGGGTAACAAGTCTGAACACGTTTCCTCCATCTCTACCACTTGTGATGAACCAAACCGACTTTCCTCCAATACAGACAAATCTAAACAAGCAGTGGTCAATGGAGGTATTGAACTTGGTGTAGGAGAGAATGGGTCATTAGTGGCTGTGGATGTTGCTGGGTCTCAACCTGAGGATAGgggaatgggggtgaaggagaaAGTGCTACACAGGATGCAGCAGTTCAAGAGAGTCAATCCACAGAAGCTGGTGCATGGTGAGAGGAATCCGCCTGCAGCAACAGGGAGTGAAAGTGACAGTGCTGCTCCCCATCCACTGCCAGATAATGAAG TTCCATCCACCTCCGCCTCCACTCCCCTACCACTGGACCCCCAGGTGGATGACTCGGATGAGGTCCTGGCCCTGCGTCTACAGGAGGAGCTGGACAGGGAGGCCCAGGGTAGTGCAGTGGACCTGGAACAGGGAGGCCTGTTCTTCTGTCAGCTCTGCCAGAAAGACCTGTCTGCCATGAGCCCCACAGGACGCACCCAACACATCAACAG GTGTCTAGACGAGAGTGAGGACAGTGCTGCCCCCGCCCCTCCTCCCGCTCCCAGCGTCCCAGAATGCCCCATCTGTGGTAAACGGTTCAAGTCCCAGAAGAGTCGCGCGGCCCACCTGAAGCGTTGCTCCTCCACGATGGGCGTGGCTCCTGCCGTGCTGCTGCAGGCTGTACAGAGACAAGTTGCAGAGGACCTGACTGACAGCACTGCCAACCAACC tccGCAGGCCGGAGGTTCCAAGCGTAAAGGCTCCACAGACCCCAGCCTCCCGGGCAGGAAGAAGCCCAGAAAGAAGCCCCGTGGCCTGGACGAAGACACCATGGTGGCCATGGCCCTGTCCCACTCCCTCctggagcaggagaaagagatggagcgGGACAtgcagagagagttacagagggagatggagagagaaggtggTCAGCAGctcccagcccccctccctcacaTTTCTCTGTCACCATTGAAGTGGAGAGCTGAACCAAGTAAGACGA GTAAGGGGCGTGGCAAGAGGAAAAAGGGTGCACCACCtcgcccccctcccctcctcctggtCCAGGACTCGGAGACAGCCCTGAGGCGACTACAGGAGCGCGTGGCTGGCCTCCTCCTCCGTACCCGCGCCCCCTCGCCGCCCACCCCCACACGCTGCCCCAGCTCCCTGCCCTCCTGCAGCACTGGTGCTGGCCCCCTCTGGCAGAAGAGTGCGTTGCGGGATGGAGGGCCGAAGGTCATCTCTGAGTTCTACACCCCAGAGCTCAGAGAGTTTATACAGCCTTGGGTGTCTCTAAAG ACGGATATGGTCTGTCCTACCAAGGCCATGCCTGTATCCTCCACCAACCTTTCCATAACAGAAGGCATCTCTATGACCAAGCAACCTATCCCCTCCTCCCAACAACCAGTCTTCTCCACCCAGGCAGCCCCCTCTTCGCTCCCTTCCACCCCAGGGACAGGGCACCTTCCAGTGGGCAGCCAGACTCTGTGTGACCTGATGGAGCTGGCTGATGAGGGAATGACCCTCACACAGTGGGGCTATTCTACCCCAGGACCTGCCAGAG ACAAAGAGAACACTGCTACAGACTTCCACCTAAGTGGCTGTGTTCCTGAGAGCACAGACAAACCCCCTGACCTGTGTCTCAGTGGCTTCATCCCAGAGAGCATTAGAAACACTGAAAGCCATCAAATGAGATGTGTTCCTCAAAGCAGAGATACCAACAGGAGCAACCAGAAATCA GTGGCGCTGTCCAGGCTGGCCTCAGACCTGACCAGTATGGTGAACAACCCCCAGTTCAGTGATGTCCAGCTACAGGTGGACAGTGGGGAGGTGTACTTCACCCATTCATTCATGCTGTATGCTCGATGCCCCCTGCTGGCGCAGATG gtccATGACAGTGGATTCGGGGTGCAGGAGGACTGCATGCCCTCAGCCCAGAGGGTGTTGTTGGGTGAGGTACCAGGCCAGGCGGTGTATACCCTGCTCCAGTACCTCTACACAGCCCACtgccctctcacacacaccctgctgccACACGTTCAGGAGCTAGCAGCCAG GTTCAACCTGGAGGAGCTGCAGCAGCTGTGTCAGCTCTACCCAGCTCAGACAGACATCCACAGAGGTGTAGAGGGACAGGGGGATCAGTGGGGAGACTACCCAGTCCAGGAGCACCAatctgggggagaggaggagcacCAAGACCAGGTCTTCATGGAGCTCCTCCACTCCATGTGGAATGAAGAAGAGGTTGAGGAagatgaggacagaggagaggaaggagggattgCGATGGAGGGGCGAGGGGATGGCGTGACGATAGAAGACGGAGAGACAAACGAAGAAAGGGTGAAcgaagaagagatggaggagatatATGAGTTTGCTGCCACtcagagaaagagggatgaaggGAAAGAGAGCGAAAAGGAAGAatcagaagaagaggaggagggaggagtgacaTTTTTCACAGAGACAGAAGAAGAGCAGAAGGCTCCAATCCAAGCTCACTCATTGGCTGAACACTCAGATAAGGGTGAATTAACATGCATGACATCCCCTCAAACAAAACCTCCCAGTTTAGAGGCAGACATAGCTATTGGTGACATTGACACAGACCGGGGGAATCCAAATAGGATAAAAACTGATCTCAACAAATCAGAAGGTAGAGATCCAGAATGTTCTAGAACAGCCACCATGGAGTCAGACAGAACTAAACAATTTGAATCAAACGTTACAAGCTCAAGAAGTGTTGGAGAGGTATCAACGACAAAAAGCCATGACGATCAAGAACTAAATGCTAGTCTGGACAGTAGCTACAGCCGCCTCTTCTCTGACTCTTGGGGGGTCTATGAGACGCAGGAGGAGCCCCACACCTCCCCACCAACACAACCATCCTGCCACTCCCAACCCCCCAGGGCTATCCAGAAACCCTTCTGCTCCCAGCCCCCCAGGACCATGGTAGTGGGACAGCCAGAACTCACCTCCCCACCATCCTCCCGCTCCCAGCCCACAAGGCTGAGGGTCGATGGGGGTACGAGACAGACAGCGATCCCTACCCTCCAGTACTCAGCCATTGAAATCATTGACCTCTCCATCAGTCCTCCTCTGGTCCCTGGTGTAGCCGCACTACCTGTTCCTGGTTTGTCCCCAGGGGAAGTGACTGACACCGGGGCACGAGTTAGGACGGAGGGAGTGGTGGGAGGAGGGAAAGTTCCTGTGTGTAAGGAGTTACTCCAAGAGAAGGTACCGTCTAGTCCAGATGACTTaaagagagagagtcatggtCCGTATAGTATTTCTCTACCCGTCTCTCCTCCTCACAGTACCAAAGAAGAACCTGAGCTTATAGTTCTGTCTGACTCTAGTgaagagatggaggtaggggaTCTAGCACCTACCAGCCCCTCTCCGCTGCCCCCTCCTCGTCTCTCCCAGAACCACCAAGGCTACACCCCAATCACAACTCAATCCAACACAGAATCCAAGAAATCCAGCTCGAAGGAGAAAGAGACTATTGGTGGTTCTGTGAGGGTTCCTTCTGTCTCACCTTCAGATCAAGGCCTAGATCCAGATCCTCCTAGTTATAAACCAGGTTCTAATCCTGGTTCTGCTGGTTCTACTAGTCTCGTGGACTGTTCTGCAGAGATGTCTTGGTTCATCCCGGCCACTCCGCCCCTGCCGTCCAGGAGGACCAGCTCTAGCTCTACCCAGACCTTTAGTAGCATGCGTCgcactcagctctttcctaaggccaactcttcctcctcttctgcagCGTCAGTTttctcctctcccaccctccctttcAGGCCTAGCCGCCAGACCTCCAACCCACCCAGGGTTTCTACACATTCAGCCCAGACAGAGTCCTCTATTTCTAGGCAGAAATCAGACAGCAGAGGGCTTCGTGACGACCGCTCTTCCCAGAAATACAACAGTGGTTCAGTCGGATCTGACCGTGCTGCCCGCTCCCCAGTCCCCTCCAAATCCCAACCAAAACGCTCCTGCTTTCCCCGcctgaccccctctctctccgtcatCCCCCCACCAGACCCCTCCACCAAGGGTACCCCTCTCCACAACATCCCCCAGCCATACAGCTCCACTCCCCTTTATTCAGATCTACCCAAGCCCTCTGCTCCGTCTCTGGCCTCCCCTCTTctgagagacggggagggggacAACGGAaccaggcagagagggagggggctggGGATCTCTGGGAGCCCATGGAAGAGAGGGGGACTGGGTTCTCTGGGCCTGAGAGAGGAATCGGATGAGATGATGAAAATGGAGGAACTGGAAAGGAGtgtagtgaaagaagaagagCAGGAGGAAGAGATGGGAGAAGACATGGAGAGGTCCAGTAACAGCTTTCAACGGAGCTTCCTCGGGATGGACGAGCCGCCCATGGCCTTCGATGACTCCTGGGGCCTAAACGCAGGAGGAGGGGACATGGACGAAGAACGATCCCAGGCAGTGTGCTTCAGTCTGAGGCTAGAGAGCAGCGGCGGTGGGGCTAGTCCTCCAAGACAGGgccggagagatggagagattgcAGGACCATCCTCTACTtttaccccctctcctcctcttcctaaaGCCTACACCACCCAGTCTTactccaccccctctccacctccacccaaCACCACTACACCCCAGGCCAACCCAGAGATCAACGCTAACGTCCTGGACGCTGAGATCTGGGACGACTGGGGGGAGGAAGaggctcttcctctctctcagaggGTGAATCCTGTAGCTCTGGCTCAGAGAGTGGCCCAGCTCAAGACTCCAG TGGCCCCCCGTAGGAAAGGCCAGCAGGGCCCCCTGGTCCCCATCACCCCCATGCCCAGCTACTCTGACATGGACACACCTGACCTCAAGAACAAGCTCAACCG ATTCGGTGTGCGTCCCTTACCCAAGCGCCAGATGATCCTGAAGCTCAAGGAGATCCACCAGTACACCCACCAGGTCGTCAGCTCAGAGTCCGAGGACGAGGCACCTTCCCTGGGTCGCCCCAGAGCTGTCGGGCCCccaccctccacctcctccatggAGCCCACCAGAAAGCCAGTGTCCTGTGCCCAGACTGGGGGGTTTAAAGAGCCTAGTGGAAGAGCAGCACCTACCGTCTCCCTGGTGAAACTGCCTGGTGGGGAGGACATggagcctctctctgcctctcaggGATCCAATACGTCCTCCACAGCACCCAGTGAAGACTCTGAGAG GTCTAATCCAGAGCAGTGCCTATCTCACGACTCGGATAACGAAGACATTACTGCCTCGCAGTCTGCCTCCAAGCTCCAGGACAACCTTGTCGCTGTCCGTCGTTTCATCCAGTCAGACCCTGACCTCTACGGGCAGATCCTCCTCTACCAGCCCCTGGTCCTGTCAGACTTTCAGGACAGACTCAAGGCCGCAGGTATCCGGCTGGGGGGCGCCAAGCTACTAGACTACCTGGATTCCCAGTGCATTACGTTTACCACAGCCAAGCCTGGACTGaggggaggaagaaagagaaaagTGAAGGGGGCGACCAGGgctggagggaggggaaggagaggggcagCTAAAACAGCAGATTGA